tttttcttctttttctttttgtggggttctttttttttattattattgtagtgTTTGGTGTGGTGAAAAAAATGGTTAGGAGCTGGAGAGTGATGTGACTACACGTGTAGTCGCAGTGGTGGTGGTTCACGAGAAATTGTGGAACTTCTTGGTTACTTTCGTTTCAAGTTGTATGGTAAGTGCATCTGCACACAAAcctaaaaatttgatttgatctGGTGCAGttgtatctttattttttttttttttttagagataggtagtgCGAAACcgatttcgtttattttatttaaaaataaatttagttaaaaatatgaatcaactataatttaaatttagaatctcggatactaattattaaattctttactacttgctttagggacggtcggtagttGTATCTGTATATATCACAGTTGGATTTGCAGTGATAACTGTGAGTTCAACTGTTGAAGATGCAGCAGCACTTATTAGAGaaaataatttactttttttttttgtttgttggaAACTTGGAATGTATGTATGAGTAGCATTTTTTATAGTAACATTAAGCCTCTGTAGCAGGCACAAATCAAGCAATTGCATACTTTTCCATTAATTGAACTCAAGAGCAACTAGTAGATTCCCTCAAGCTACAATTGATCAAACACTAAAAAAAGCCATCTAAGGCATAACACTCACAGAAGTTCAAACTAAAGTTGCATTTAGCATCTCCATTAGCATCCTTTCCAACTCTTCCAGAACTCATGTATCAGTACTTTGTATCAGTACGTTATACTAGCACCAGCGTCGTCGTTGCCACCGCAACTACTGCCACAACTAAAACTACCATAGCAGTATTAACATAGATCGCAATCGCAGCCGCCAATACCACCACCCACAAGCACCACCAAGTTCTATTTCTATCACCATAAATCATGCCTAATTAAATCATATAAGAACTATAGCATTAACTGCATTATGATTCTGTTGTTAACAAATTGGAATTTTCACAAGAATGGATAGGTACACTCTGATCAGTGATCACTCTTTGATGTACAACAATTATTAAGAGGCATAGAATTACAATATGGTCCTCACAAACAGAGGAACATGATCTGGTATGTCAAAGGCAGTAGTAGCTAATAGCAAGTTGGTGGTGCGAAGGCATTATTTGACCATGAAGGAGCTTTTACAGCTGCATCCCCCAACAGCACTTGGGTTCGTCACCACCTGCGCAATTAAATCCACTGTTATTATAAGCTATAGTTACTTTGACGAAGCGAGAGAAAAGAGTTTGACGAATGTTTTACAGAAGAAACTTTCGAACGATCGTACTTTAATGGCGTCGACAAGGGAAGTAAAAGCATATTATCAGGCAACAAAGAACAAGACTAATATAGCAAGTTTTATTAAGTCAGCAGACGGGAAGTTGCAAGAGGCTGGCGATCCTCAAAGAAAAAAGTAGATCAAATTTACACTAACTTTATACTGTAAAATCCCGTTTTGCAGAATTGCATCATGCTTCAGCTAATGGATATGCTGCGAGTTGAGGATAACGTTTACTCTCCACTACTACCGTTCTGTTTGTCGCTTGTAATAATATGATTGTCAAGCAGTCGATATTTTCATAATCTTTTCTTAAAGCTCATTGGACACCTCTTAATAGAGCTCGTGCAAAAGCCAGTAAATTCAAAGGATAAATACATATATCTTTTTCCCCCTCTCATGAATATCTGAATGCCTCAGGCTCACATAGTTTAGAAACATATTTGCTAATATGAGTAGTACTAAGAAATAAAAGGAGCCATAATAGCCAAGAAAAGGGCTACAGAGTCCAACTCCACTGGCTTTTCATTTACACAAAATTTCATCGCAATTcagcaaaactctctcttttttgttcTGGACTTGCAGGTTTTTTTTATTGATACTTCACTTATCAAATATGTATCCTGCTAGGTACTAGCAGTATAATTATGTTCCCCGCAACAATCAGAACCATGTAACAGTAATTCTCTTGTAGGTTGAAAAGTTACTTCTCTCAAAGTTGTGTTAGAAACACAAACTTTTGGCTTCTATGCTAAACTAGATTCCGGAGTTTTCCGATTCAAGTAGACCTATGGCGTGCATTAACTGTATGAAGGTATTTCGCTAAGAATCAATCCAACATCATCGAAGAGTCCACCGCAATAAGATTTTATATCACCACGATacatagaaaaaaaaggggCCATCTTAACCAGTTCTACATCCCTTTCCTTAAGATATATGGTGTTCCCTTAAGATATATGGTGTTCTCTTTAATACAGTTCTTATCTGACAAAGCAACGACCACAACATCATGCTAGCGACAGGTAATAGCTTTACATTAACATGCCAAAATAGTGTTCCTTTAGCGTAAACAAGTTCTAGGCTCATATTAAGAGTGGAATACAATGAACTCACCAGGAAAGCAGACCGGATCAACTCTTCAACATAATCTACAGTGGCACCTTTAACGAAATCGTAGGAGATGTTGTCGACAACTAGCTTGACACCGTCCTTCTCAAAAACCCTGCAAGTTTCAAAAAACGAATAAGAGCCAAAATAATGACAAGAGAAGGGAGAATAAATCATATTTGCGGAGATAGAAACCGACCTATcatcttcatttttcttctcaTCTAGCAAAAAGACATATTGAAATCCGGAACAACCACCGGTTTCTACACTTAATCGAAGCATCTTCCCGTCAACGTATGAATCTTTAGAACACAACTCCTTCAGTCTCTACAAATGAAGAATAAACCACATACCCAAAAATTGTTACAGGTAGCGCCAAATTAATGTGTATTACGATGAAGAATCCTTTAAGTGTGTGGTAGAGGAAGGAAAAAGTACTCAAAAGAATCAGctgtttgaattaaaaaaaaaaagttagcttTTGTGGTATCACCATTGAATCTAAATCTAcaatttaatctttaaaaataacttaaataaaacaaaatcaaaagttaCAGGGTGCCAATCGAAGATCGATAATTTAGAGGCTCATTTCGAATTGTTGTTTTAATAAATCTACCAAATTAAACACTAAAAAGAGCAAATAAAGATGATGACTTTTGAATCGGATGCAATTCATGAACTCCATCAGATGATTCAAATTACTCCTCCGTTCTTCTATGGTTTTTTTCAATTACATAGAATTTGAATCAGGAACCTAAAGTGCTTCCATATATGCATTAACAAATttccaaaaattaaataacaaaaattagaGCTTTCCACTATGTTTCCCACCCCTTCCCCTGAATAGAATCGCGAGTAAACAGGATCTCAACACAAAAGCACACATTAAAAACCGAAAATGAGCATCAAAAAGTGAGGTTTCGGTGGCTACCGTGCATGAAACGAAATCGAAAGAGGAAAATTAGCAacttttaatgaaaaattaatcaaatgaGGGGAGGAAAAGTTGCGGCGAAAGGATCGGCGAGGGAAGAAGCTTACGCGGACGCAATTCTCCGTCATGTGCACGGCTTCGGCTTCAGCGGCGGCGCCGCGGCTGAGGAGGAGGTGAGGAGCCTATGGTTAAGCTCtatgcggcggcggaggagcggcGCCACGCGACCGAGGAGGGATCTCGGCGTCGCCATGGCTCTCGCTCTCGCGCGTGTTGAGGGAGtttgaggaggaggaagaagaagaggagggggaaCACAAGAGTTTTCGCGAGAGGTCGAATGTCGATCGAGCTTTTATCGGGTCGGAGTGAAATTAATAAACTTTGATCCGTTAAGGATTCGGGTCGTGCGGAAGCTCCGATTGGCATTAGTTGGATCCGAacacaaaattataaaactatgaaactgtgaaaccaaaaaaaaaaaaaaaagttttctgtagccaagatttatttatttactttatcaaatttttaatactaaaaactcttaaaaattttataaatttttggattaTGAGTTGCATTAACTTTGAAATGACATggaaaatttttagtttaaattttttttcttataaatctCGTGGGTGTTCTTATCATTTTCTTAATTAACAAAAAAAGCTAATCCAACCTgaagaatcaaaataaaaacatacatttaatttaaaaattttacttgaTAAATCAAATTAAGTGAACTATACCAAATCATCTTTAACAATCCCTGTGTTCTGAGAAACgaaatcgaaatcaaaatcaaaacaaaattttcggTGTAATTTGTTTCCACTTTTCAAATTGTTtgagtaaattttaattttaaaattaatttaaagatCTGTTTTGAGCATtgcgatttttttaaaaaaaaaaaacaaataaaaagggTCGCGATCAGCGTGCGCTGTTTTTGTCGTTTGCTCTCCGATTTCAAATTGAATCTCGGGGTTTATCCTGCGGGAACGGGCGCATGCGGTCGCGTCCGATCCACCGTACATCAAACCAAATTCAATCTACACCGTCGCGAACGCGTCATCTCACGTGACATATATTATTTAGGTGGTTTTGGTTCACCACGTCAACAGTGAACCACCCAAGCGGAGCTACTCTTTTGCTTCTAACTCTTCCAACGAAACAAACAGAGATGGACGGTTTACGGATGACGTAGTGAACCGGTCTAGGATGATTTATCTCTGATCACACGTGGCGTACATCTAACGGTCCTTTAGTGGACACCAAATTTAAATCCAACCGTCCGTGCTTTCCCTGTTTCGGAATTTCGAATCCTCTTCACAAAAGCGCGAAAGGAACCACATCccaatactctctctctctctctctctctctctctctctgtctacCTCGATCTCGCTGAAGCAGAAGCAAATACGAGCTCGTTTAGAGAAAAGCgcttctctcctcctcctctctctctctctctctctctctctttctttctctctctctctctctctctagtatcGGGCTCCGAGCTTTTGCTTTCTTAGTACAAATTCGAATTCAAAGTGTCCAAAgatctcacctttttctttccCCATTCCTTTTCTCTCGtagaggtggaggtggaggtggaggtggaggtgatctctctctttctctctagttaATCAGATTCCATTCTTATTATGATTTTGCCTGTTTTCAGCACGCAATCGACGGTAGGGTATTGCTATTTGGGGTTAGATTGATGCATCGATCGcgttttcctttgttttttataCTCGCCCTAGTTTTCAATTCATGTGATTTGGTTACTTTTTCACTGATTTAGTGTGTATTTATTTGTTATCTGCATCGGAGCAATAacaatttattatgattttgccTGTTTTCAGCACGCAATCGACGGTAGGGTATTGCTATTTGGGGTTAGATTGATTCATCTATCACGTTTTCCTTTGTTTTCACACTCGCCCTGGTTTTCAATTCATGTGATTTGGTTACTTTTTCACTGATTTAGTGTGTATTTATTTGTAATCTGCATCAGAGCAACAacaatttattatgattttgccTGTTTTCAGCACGCAATCGATGGTAGGGTATTGTTATTTGGGGTTAGATTCATGCATCGATCGCGTTTTCCTTTGTTTTCATACTCGCCCTAGTTTTCAATTCATGTGATTTGGTTACTTTTTCACTGATTTAGTGTGTATTTATTTGTGATCTGCATCAGAGCTACAATGGATGGGTGGATTCTGAGCAATTTGATGTACATGGTTTACTATCCATTTTTCTGGAGAGAGAAGTATAAATTAACACTCATGTAGTGGATTCTGAGAGCAAAGTGCTCCTTTGAGCTCCATTTAGGGTTTGAAGCTTGAGATTTTGTAACTGGATCGATGAATCTTTccttttagtataaaaaaatccaattttgcTTGGAGTGGGGTTAGCAATGAAGCCCAATATGATGAATCTGAAGGGCAAATCCGGTGGAAGGATGGTTACGACACAGCAGGTGATCTTCGAAATGAAGCACAAGTTGGTCCTTTCGCTTAATAAGCTTGCGGATAGAGACACCCACCAAATCGGAGTGGAGGAGCTTCAAAAGGCCGCCGAGGGTTTATCGCCTGAATTGATCGGCCCCTTCGTTTCTTGCATTACCGATACAGATTCGGAGCAAAAGAGCGCGGTTAGGAAGGAGTGTGTGAAGGTTATGGGAACCCTAGCAAGGTTTCATGGGAGCCTTTTGGCTCCTCACCTGCCGAAAATGGTGGCGAGTGTAGTTAAGCGTTTGAAGGATTCAGATTCAGTTGTTAGGGATGCTTGTGTGGAAACTTGCGGTGTTTTAGCTATGAGCATAAGAAACTATAATGGTGCTAATGGTGAAGGCGGTAGTGGAGGGTTCATTATATTGGTTAGGCCGCTTTTCGAAGCTTTGGGTGAGCAGAATAGATATGTACAGGCCGGTTCGGCTCTGTGTTTGGCTAAAGTTATTGATGAGAGCGGCGATCTCTCTTTGTCGATTTTGCCTCAAATGCTGGCTCGTGTTGTTAAGTTGCTAAAGAATCCGCACTTCATGGCAAAACCAGCGATAATTGAATTGATCAGAAGCATTATTCAGGTAATTACTTACTTGTTGCCCTTGTGGTGAAAAATGGTTTCCCTTTTTGCTTCGCATTTATGACCAAACTGTTGAAGTAgattgttctttttctttttctttttctttttgttcatgTGTTGAGTAATCTCTGAGACTTTACTGACATGTATATACAACAAATGCACTTGTATCCATATATCTGTAGTGAATGTATATCAATATCTGCCAACAGAAGTCGAAAGTTAGAAGCGCAACATTCATCGCTAGGAGTAAAAAGCAACATTCATCGCTAGGAGTAAAATGCACTTGTATTCATCGCTAGTTTCAGCAGAACCACATCTTTATTTCTCTGCATCCATTTTTCTGATTACTATTCTTGGAACTCTTTACGTCGACATAAAATGGTTTCTTTTTATAAGGGATAACAGCTAAAGTAGAACTGGGATTTCTCTTTATTCTGGTGCATTACGTGTTAATCTATATGAAGACTGCACTAATTAATGCACGGCATTTAGAAATCGCTTTACTAGGTTTTGTTTTCAAGATGTAATACACAGTAAAAACTAGCTTGCTACTCTCTTTTTCCATTGAGACTTCTTTTCTATGATTTTTGTaattcttctttctccttttcatGATACTGCATCTTAAATTTTCAGGCTGGAGGTGCTTCTTCTCAGCAAGCTTTATCTACTGCTATAAACAGCATTACAGAAGCCCTTAAAAGTAACGACTGGACAACACGAAAAGCTGCTTCTGTGGCTTTGGCAAGTATAGCCATCGGTGCTGGATATTTGTTGGGTTCTTTTAAAGCTTCTTGCCTTCGCTCCCTCGAATGTTGTCGGTTCGACAAGGTCAGTTTGAACTAATAATTCGATTgcatttcacttttttttttctttttcttttcaattgatTTGATGGCTTCTACTTTATAGGTCAAACCAGTGCGTGATGCAATCTTGCATGCCGTTCAGTGTTGGAAAGCTCTTCCAGGGCCTGGTTCTCCCGAACCTTCTGAAGTTGGATCTTCAACAAAGGGTTTAACAAGCACACTACATTTTTAGcatctttttttattactagAACCACTTAAAGTCCTTCCTTTATGAACAAGTGTTACTTTGTCCGCGCTGTTCCGTTGCAGCAAATTTAGGTCATTTTGATGATTCCTAATAATATGCTCCTTATGTGCCTAGGGTGAATATTTATGTTGCACTTTGTGGTTATTGTTATGTCAAAATTGGGATATAACACTATTTTGGTCGAAGCAGGCATTACATGGGTAATGAATTCTCTCAAAAACACAGTAAAGAACGCCagttagttatatataaaaacatagcATGATCCCCATAACACAATTTAGATGAATTAAACCAAATGTGACACATTTAACCTACTAAATCATCATTGCAATGGAATTTTTGGATTGACAATACAACCGGAGACTTGATATGATGCCTGTTGTGTTATGATATATCTGTACTATTTTGACAAGAACCACTTAAGATAAACGAAAAGTAACTTCATATTGGGTACGAGTCATGTTCGCATGTCATGTTTACAAGTTCCATCCCTGATGTGCTTGCTTGTGCAACAATTTTTTTGTATGTTGTTAACTGGTCGTCCGTGTAAACCTACGTGACAATTATATAGGATTTGTTTAGGCCTTTGttatatcattttctttttaggCTAACAATCTCTTGACTATAACTAAACTAGAGATGCTTGTACCTATGAAGATATCCATCTTTAATGTTTTTTCGGATTTCTTTTTATGTATACTAGATATCACTTGTGTTCCCTTCTTAATGCAGGTTTACTTACTTATTTATCACTTCTTTGTTGTAGTGTTTAGGtgcatatatttattttgcctttaattcttcttattttagaaaattttggcGGAGATTACCATGATGTCACTAGCGTTAGTGATGGTGGATGGAGAGATTCCTCTTTTCGGAAGGCCACCCCTGTTTCTGTTCTAAGTGGTAATTCTATTACTTCGATGAAGAAAAGAGCTCCATTATCCATGAAGAGAACAACATTAAACAGCGTGTCTAATCACCAAGAAGGAAAAGCAAACGATTGGCACATTGAGATATCACTCCCAAAGAGTCATAATCCAAAGGATGCTGAAAGAAGGGAAGCAAACGCAATTTTAGAACAAGGAATAAAATATGAATATGATGCTGCAGATTATAAGCCAGAGAGCTCCTCAGTTTCGGATTTAGCTAGCAGGAGCTATGAGACAAAGCACATAACAGTTACACAGGAGTGCATTGAGGATTGTGATTCAGAAAACTTAATAGGGATAAATGACAAGTTTGCCCGTCAGGAGATTGAACCCGGAAGTTTTACAAGTCGGGAGCGGAAGAGTTTGGACTCAACTGTTACTGATTTGGGTTCGCAAGGTATGCATGGTTGTTGTCTTCATGCGGCAAATGAACTGACCTTCATCAAAAAGCAACTTGTCGAGATCGAAACCAAGCAAGCAAACTTGCTTGATCTCTTACAGGTACTCAAATAATTTTGCTGTCTATTGCAAATCTTTACTCAGACTTGAAAATTGTCTGCTTGTATTTGATAAGGTAACTAAGGATGATGTTGGCTGTTTCGATTGTTTAGTTCCTATTAGAGGATTTTATATTGCATATTATGGATTGGTCGCTTGCATATTTTAGTTGCAGTGCGGTTGTTGGCTTCTTTCTGCAGATAATTATGActattctccttttgttttatcaTGTTCTCCAAGTATCCTCTTTCAAGAAAATAATAGAGACATTAAGTAGTGTCGATGCATGTACAAAATTGCTTACGAGTTGCTGGTATTATCTGTTTTACTTTTTTGCCATGATATGTTTGTTGAATTTTCGCCTATCATTATGGTGGTAAACTGGTATGAACATTTCCTCTCTTCAACATGAGCCTTAAAAAACTGTAAAGCCATTTcatacttctctctctctctctctctctctctctctctctctctttgtgatTAAAATTGCATTCACATTCTTTCAGGTGTTTATGGGTAACTCAATGGATAACCTTTCGACGCTACAATCGAAGGTACATAACCTGGAGCATGCTGTACAAAAGATAGTACACTGTGTTACTCCAAATGAAAGTTGTTCGACCATCGCCATCTCAAAACTTTTGAAGAGCCAATGTGCTTCTCCATCCCCTAGACTCTCTATTTCCACACCTAGGCCATCCGTGGAAGTCAACTACAAACCGCCGCTTCTATCTACAAATAATGGAGACCTATGCAGGGATAATGCTTCTCCTAAAAGCAGAACAGCTACCTCAGTCAAAGTGGGAGTTGACCTATGGAGGGATCCTACTCTCAATATAGCTAAGAATTCAATAGACGGACGTCAAGGACGTCAGCGGAAAATCCATGAAAGGACTTACTGTTCAGCTAGTAATGAAAGCCCTAGACAAATGAAACTGGAATCAATGACAGGCATTTGGAAGCAGATTAAGGAGCTCCTTAGCACTGGGGATGTGGAATCTGCATACACGGAGGCGATTCATTCTGGCGCTGATCATTGTGTTATTGAGCTAATGGATAGAACTGGGCCTGTTCTTGAAAGATTGACTCCTGAAACAACCAATGAAGTTCTGAGGGTTCTTGCTACACATTTTCTGGATCAAAGGCTTCTTGATTCTAGATTACATTGGTTGCAACAAGTGAGTTAAACAATCTTCCATTACCGcacaaatatatagataattttcCATACACACCCCTCAGAAGTGCATTTTTTATTTAGTGCCCTTATCTTAAGTTAGGGAGCCACCCCATTCAGGGGCAAGTTTGTTTCGTGAAAGAAAAAAGTGTTTTTCCAAAGATAGACATTTTGTACGTACAAAGCTATATATTAAGTGATAAAGTTTTGTAAGTTTACTTATGAAAGGcgtatatattatagatttgtAATCTTAATCACCAAATATAATCTGTTCATTGTTGAGTTCTAGGTGGTGGACTTATgctccaatcatgaaccaagaCATATTTTTCTGTCGCCAAGAGCACAAATGGAGTTCCTGTCAGCAATACATGAAGTGACGACGAAGGGATTCGTTGATCCAGTCGACAGAATTTTGATCAAGCAGATCACAACAAAGTTGAGCCAACTTTGCGGTGATGTCTCGGGCAGGTTTGTTCAGCAACTATGAGACTTAAATTTTGTCATCATAATCATGGTTGAGAGCTCTTAGCGTCGTACCGCATATCATGATAATTTAACCTGCTTTTGAAAATATCCGTAAATAGTCCAAGTAAGAGGGGGATTGTTAGTCACGGATTAACCAATATAATCcaaatatattatttgcatTTTCTTGTCACATATTTGTGGTTGGCTCATTCTTCAGCAAATTATCTTCCAGTGATACTTACCTTAAGTCCTTCAAATTTCGAACGTTCTTCGCCCTTCTATATATAGTTTGTATAGTATCATTTTATACAATTTCTTACACAAGCTCTCTTATAGGAAACCTCTCCGGAATAGAGGACCAGCTGGAACAAAAATATCATTAAGCACAGCCATGAGATAACTCTGCTGCAGAAAAGTTGAAAAATGATATCCTATTTCTGCATCTTTAATATCATGCAAGGactccttttttcctttttgtttcacCTTTTTCGGTGGTTGTATGAATGATGATTCTCATTTTTATCAATCTTCTTAATGCTTGTTTAGTTTGAGAAGAAGTTTTGCTAAATGGCGATGATGATTCACCATCATAGATCGCGAGTTGGACTTGCAAATTCATTTGCGCGAATCGCTGTTTAGGTGCTGCTCTGAAAGTAGAGCAAAAATGTTccaagaaaaatatatagattctGCATAGGCTTGAAAAACCAAGGAAAACtgttttctgaaaaaaaaaaaagaaaaagaaaaagaaaaagaaagaagtttTCATGGAAACACTTTTTTTCTGCAGTTTTTATTCTTttcgaataaaaaataaaattactatttttttataaatctgaaaaaagatttaaaaaaaaaaactttaggaAACAAACAgaggaaatatttttttccagcgagaaaactatttttcgaGATATTTTTTGAAAAGCGAAAGATTTTGCAAATCTTTTTTTACAAAATCTATGGTGATTAATGCGACTATGAAATGAATAAATAGGGTTACAGCCTCAACATTCTTGCAAGTCGGTTTTTTTAACACAACAAAAGGGAGCACATCATGGAGTTTTTGGGCTTGGCCTACAAAAtcttttaaagataaaaataggtattcaaaatttgtatttgtaaaaatagatcGATAAAAATAGTGAATCGTTCATCGCATTCTAAAAGCAttgaatcattcaccatttttattctaatttatatattttctatgtcCAAACTTCAAAAAAAGTATAGTATTAAAAcactaaaaatagttttaattcTTTAGAGTAAGCGGCAAATAATTTACCATATTTAAAAAGCAATAATTTATTCACTATATAAACCTAgctttgtaaataaattttttagtggactatttttataataaaaaaattcgcACATCATGCTTACAAAATTGATCTTTAGTGTATCTCCCAACTGCATATCTTTTCCATAtgacccccccccccccccNCTATGTCCAAACTTCAAAAAAAGTATAGTATTAAAAcactaaaaatagttttaattcTTTAGAGTAAGCGGCAAATAATTTaccatatttaaaaaaaaaaaacccaaaaagcaTTTACTGGAACAAAAAAGTTTTCCGGAGTTTGAAACTTTAAAGCTGAAAAGGTAGGAGCTTAGACTCATCCTGATTAAACTTTTCTCCATAAAATTATCGCattataatataacaa
This window of the Ananas comosus cultivar F153 linkage group 19, ASM154086v1, whole genome shotgun sequence genome carries:
- the LOC109724723 gene encoding LOW QUALITY PROTEIN: iron-sulfur assembly protein IscA-like 2, mitochondrial (The sequence of the model RefSeq protein was modified relative to this genomic sequence to represent the inferred CDS: inserted 1 base in 1 codon), translated to MATPRSLLGRVAPLLRRRIELNHRLLTSSSAAAXAAEAEAVHMTENCVRRLKELCSKDSYVDGKMLRLSVETGGCSGFQYVFLLDEKKNEDDRVFEKDGVKLVVDNISYDFVKGATVDYVEELIRSAFLVVTNPSAVGGCSCKSSFMVK
- the LOC109724601 gene encoding TORTIFOLIA1-like protein 2 — its product is MKPNMMNLKGKSGGRMVTTQQVIFEMKHKLVLSLNKLADRDTHQIGVEELQKAAEGLSPELIGPFVSCITDTDSEQKSAVRKECVKVMGTLARFHGSLLAPHLPKMVASVVKRLKDSDSVVRDACVETCGVLAMSIRNYNGANGEGGSGGFIILVRPLFEALGEQNRYVQAGSALCLAKVIDESGDLSLSILPQMLARVVKLLKNPHFMAKPAIIELIRSIIQAGGASSQQALSTAINSITEALKSNDWTTRKAASVALASIAIGAGYLLGSFKASCLRSLECCRFDKVKPVRDAILHAVQCWKALPGPGSPEPSEVGSSTKENFGGDYHDVTSVSDGGWRDSSFRKATPVSVLSGNSITSMKKRAPLSMKRTTLNSVSNHQEGKANDWHIEISLPKSHNPKDAERREANAILEQGIKYEYDAADYKPESSSVSDLASRSYETKHITVTQECIEDCDSENLIGINDKFARQEIEPGSFTSRERKSLDSTVTDLGSQGMHGCCLHAANELTFIKKQLVEIETKQANLLDLLQVFMGNSMDNLSTLQSKVHNLEHAVQKIVHCVTPNESCSTIAISKLLKSQCASPSPRLSISTPRPSVEVNYKPPLLSTNNGDLCRDNASPKSRTATSVKVGVDLWRDPTLNIAKNSIDGRQGRQRKIHERTYCSASNESPRQMKLESMTGIWKQIKELLSTGDVESAYTEAIHSGADHCVIELMDRTGPVLERLTPETTNEVLRVLATHFLDQRLLDSRLHWLQQVVDLCSNHEPRHIFLSPRAQMEFLSAIHEVTTKGFVDPVDRILIKQITTKLSQLCGDVSGRKPLRNRGPAGTKISLSTAMR